From Micromonospora rifamycinica, a single genomic window includes:
- a CDS encoding septum formation family protein, producing MRVRRAVTLVVAAVAAGAVLSACGAPGGLDGDLTDDWAALPTAGPFTPVAGVCQVADFTDTVALAAYAPVDCAVPHRVETVHVGALPGERATAPATGSPELRGAFAECDTRAAGYLGDDWRAGRLRLAVALPTTPGWAAGARWFRCDLSEVTTVEAAATVVTRTGSLRDALKGPSPLRLGCQRAKSGRGAGVQVLVPVECSAVHEAEFVGAWKAPDRPYPAKDADWLPLYAGCRTLLGRYVGVPDDVDLRFRSGVVVRPPGPGRWRVGDRGVRCYLWLSDRTVTASLKGGGPAALPVRTK from the coding sequence ATGAGGGTCCGCCGAGCGGTGACGCTCGTGGTCGCCGCCGTGGCGGCGGGAGCGGTCCTGTCGGCCTGCGGTGCCCCGGGGGGTCTCGACGGCGATCTCACCGACGACTGGGCGGCCCTGCCGACGGCCGGGCCGTTCACCCCCGTCGCGGGGGTGTGCCAGGTCGCCGACTTCACCGACACGGTCGCGCTGGCGGCGTACGCGCCGGTGGACTGCGCGGTGCCGCACCGGGTGGAGACGGTGCACGTGGGCGCGTTGCCGGGGGAGCGGGCGACCGCCCCGGCCACCGGTTCGCCCGAGTTGCGGGGCGCGTTCGCCGAGTGCGACACCCGGGCCGCCGGGTACCTGGGTGACGACTGGCGGGCGGGCCGGCTGCGGCTGGCGGTGGCGCTGCCGACGACGCCCGGCTGGGCGGCGGGTGCCCGCTGGTTCCGGTGCGACCTGAGCGAGGTGACCACGGTCGAGGCGGCGGCCACCGTCGTCACCCGGACGGGCAGCCTGCGGGACGCGTTGAAGGGGCCGTCCCCGCTGCGGTTGGGCTGCCAGCGGGCGAAGAGCGGCCGGGGCGCCGGGGTACAGGTGCTGGTGCCGGTGGAGTGTTCGGCCGTGCACGAGGCGGAGTTCGTGGGCGCCTGGAAGGCCCCCGATCGGCCGTACCCGGCGAAGGACGCCGACTGGCTGCCGCTGTACGCCGGCTGCCGTACCCTGCTGGGCCGCTACGTGGGTGTGCCGGACGATGTTGACCTGCGGTTCCGCAGCGGTGTGGTGGTGCGTCCCCCCGGTCCGGGCCGGTGGCGGGTCGGCGACCGGGGCGTCCGCTGCTACCTGTGGCTGAGCGACCGGACGGTGACCGCCTCGCTGAAGGGTGGTGGCCCGGCCGCCCTGCCGGTCCGGACGAAGTAG